In the genome of Nitrososphaerota archaeon, the window CCTTGATGCCGAAGGACACAGATCCCTTGGGGTCGAACGAGGACTCGGGGAGCTTGTTCTCCCTCGCGACGAGGAGTTTCTTGATCAGCCCTGCAGTCGCTGTCCCCCTGGTGGTGACCACCACTCCGATTGGCTCTCCTTTGTGGATGCCGAAGTCCCTGATGGATTTCTTGGCGCGCCTCTGACTGGGAGTCTGCCCGGTGACCTGCTCCAGCACGCGCTTGCCCCTCTCGATGGCTTCTCCAGATTTGCCCAGGCCGATGTTGACCACTATCTTCCCCACCCTTATGGCCCTCATGGGGTTCTCCTGGACCGACTCCTGGCTCATGCTGACCCAGCTCCAACGGTGATCATCGGGGCCTCGGTGCCGACCGGGAAGACCAGTCTCGAAGGGACCTCGGCGTCTCCGCTGGCCAAGGATATCCTGACCA includes:
- a CDS encoding 50S ribosomal protein L5, which produces MSQESVQENPMRAIRVGKIVVNIGLGKSGEAIERGKRVLEQVTGQTPSQRRAKKSIRDFGIHKGEPIGVVVTTRGTATAGLIKKLLVARENKLPESSFDPKGSVSFGIKEHIEIPGIRYDPAIGILGMNVSVLLERPGYRVSRRTRRTSRVGKAHLVSKEESMQYFREHFGVTVI